One window of the Octopus sinensis linkage group LG9, ASM634580v1, whole genome shotgun sequence genome contains the following:
- the LOC115215425 gene encoding zinc finger protein 629-like isoform X2 yields the protein MEDSSGGNEANSGIKYPPPAAVSSSSARPYRCELCQRSFREVATLRKHEQLHRADRPYVCQTCGKSFLWSSNLKVHERVHTGERPYKCKICHRCFTQSNDLRRHERNVHMRGKLYGYRNPARPTPQVNLAAYQAFAMQQRALLQQALTYETLMHNTTTTTSGPAVPSNLTLHDQSQQQAGLLQGKPPPQQLERSSQQPHQRDMQNEQQQHLQAISSLSSIKLEQVTPPTTPSEMEDQQHGVHKSMATSSGNCHTAETTTYVHTSTPPSLYTIAMPSRSVIHSPPSLTSVADMSSSELLRTSSAESQKDKEKQYPSTSSASQILSPSNTPLTDLPQSAQMAPPLSTLTRTSEDSVMDLSMNKSTATVSTASMVCETATSEHYRWKRGSFIQTSKTPSLDSESEEKRDVTTTSATPTTDVGFHQCFHCGIYFHDYTMFHLHQSLHSPIDEDPFRCPSCNKHCQDRIEFTFHIVWHVKYPHTIPNYQPFKESYLC from the coding sequence ATGGAGGATTCCAGTGGTGGTAACGAAGCAAATAGCGGGATTAAATACCCACCTCCCGCCGCGGTATCCTCCAGCAGTGCTCGGCCATATCGTTGTGAACTGTGCCAGCGCTCGTTCCGCGAGGTGGCAACACTGCGAAAGCATGAACAGCTCCATCGTGCGGATCGCCCGTACGTTTGCCAAACATGTGGAAAGTCGTTCCTGTGGTCATCTAATCTCAAGGTGCACGAGAGGGTGCATACAGGTGAGAGACCTTACAAATGTAAGATTTGTCACAGATGCTTTACACAGAGCAACGATCTACGCCGTCACGAGCGTAACGTACACATGCGGGGTAAACTGTACGGATACCGTAATCCAGCACGACCAACTCCCCAGGTCAACTTGGCTGCCTACCAGGCTTTTGCCATGCAACAGAGAGCTTTGCTGCAACAAGCATTGACTTATGAGACTCTTATGCACAACACAACGACAACAACCTCAGGACCAGCAGTTCCATCAAATTTAACACTCCATGATCAGTCACAGCAACAAGCTGGACTGCTACAAGGTAAGCCACCGCCTCAACAACTTGAAAGGTCATCACAGCAACCGCACCAAAGAGATATGCAAAATGAACAGCAACAGCACCTTCAGGCTATTTCTTCTCTGAGTTCAATTAAACTGGAACAAGTGACTCCACCAACGACACCATCTGAAATGGAAGACCAGCAACATGGGGTTCACAAAAGCATGGCCACTAGTAGCGGCAATTGTCATACTGCAGAAACAACGACTTATGTTCATACGAGTACACCTCCAAGCTTGTACACAATTGCCATGCCATCACGTAGCGTTATCCATTCTCCACCATCATTGACTTCGGTGGCTGATATGAGCTCTTCAGAACTTCTAAGAACATCATCAGCAGAGAgtcagaaagataaagaaaagcaaTACCCCTCTACCTCATCTGCATCACAAATCCTATCGCCCTCAAACACTCCATTAACAGATCTACCTCAGTCTGCCCAGATGGCACCACCTTTGTCAACTTTGACCCGTACATCTGAGGACAGCGTTATGGACTTGAGCATGAACAAGTCTACTGCAACTGTTTCAACTGCAAGCATGGTATGCGAAACGGCTACATCCGAGCATTATCGATGGAAGAGAGGTAGCTTTATCCAAACGTCTAAAACTCCAAGCTTAGATTCAGAATCTGAGGAAAAACGTGATGTGACAACTACCTCAGCTACCCCAACTACGGATGTTGGCTTCCATCAGTGTTTCCACTGCGGGATTTACTTTCATGACTACACAATGTTCCACCTCCATCAGAGCCTGCACTCACCGATTGACGAAGATCCGTTTCGATGTCCGTCCTGTAACAAGCACTGCCAAGACCGAATTGAGTTCACGTTCCACATTGTTTGGCATGTCAAGTACCCTCACACTATACCAAATTATCAACCTTTCAAGGAAAGCTACCTGTGTTGA
- the LOC115215425 gene encoding zinc finger protein 629-like isoform X1, with product MLTTVPSERMEDSSGGNEANSGIKYPPPAAVSSSSARPYRCELCQRSFREVATLRKHEQLHRADRPYVCQTCGKSFLWSSNLKVHERVHTGERPYKCKICHRCFTQSNDLRRHERNVHMRGKLYGYRNPARPTPQVNLAAYQAFAMQQRALLQQALTYETLMHNTTTTTSGPAVPSNLTLHDQSQQQAGLLQGKPPPQQLERSSQQPHQRDMQNEQQQHLQAISSLSSIKLEQVTPPTTPSEMEDQQHGVHKSMATSSGNCHTAETTTYVHTSTPPSLYTIAMPSRSVIHSPPSLTSVADMSSSELLRTSSAESQKDKEKQYPSTSSASQILSPSNTPLTDLPQSAQMAPPLSTLTRTSEDSVMDLSMNKSTATVSTASMVCETATSEHYRWKRGSFIQTSKTPSLDSESEEKRDVTTTSATPTTDVGFHQCFHCGIYFHDYTMFHLHQSLHSPIDEDPFRCPSCNKHCQDRIEFTFHIVWHVKYPHTIPNYQPFKESYLC from the coding sequence agGATGGAGGATTCCAGTGGTGGTAACGAAGCAAATAGCGGGATTAAATACCCACCTCCCGCCGCGGTATCCTCCAGCAGTGCTCGGCCATATCGTTGTGAACTGTGCCAGCGCTCGTTCCGCGAGGTGGCAACACTGCGAAAGCATGAACAGCTCCATCGTGCGGATCGCCCGTACGTTTGCCAAACATGTGGAAAGTCGTTCCTGTGGTCATCTAATCTCAAGGTGCACGAGAGGGTGCATACAGGTGAGAGACCTTACAAATGTAAGATTTGTCACAGATGCTTTACACAGAGCAACGATCTACGCCGTCACGAGCGTAACGTACACATGCGGGGTAAACTGTACGGATACCGTAATCCAGCACGACCAACTCCCCAGGTCAACTTGGCTGCCTACCAGGCTTTTGCCATGCAACAGAGAGCTTTGCTGCAACAAGCATTGACTTATGAGACTCTTATGCACAACACAACGACAACAACCTCAGGACCAGCAGTTCCATCAAATTTAACACTCCATGATCAGTCACAGCAACAAGCTGGACTGCTACAAGGTAAGCCACCGCCTCAACAACTTGAAAGGTCATCACAGCAACCGCACCAAAGAGATATGCAAAATGAACAGCAACAGCACCTTCAGGCTATTTCTTCTCTGAGTTCAATTAAACTGGAACAAGTGACTCCACCAACGACACCATCTGAAATGGAAGACCAGCAACATGGGGTTCACAAAAGCATGGCCACTAGTAGCGGCAATTGTCATACTGCAGAAACAACGACTTATGTTCATACGAGTACACCTCCAAGCTTGTACACAATTGCCATGCCATCACGTAGCGTTATCCATTCTCCACCATCATTGACTTCGGTGGCTGATATGAGCTCTTCAGAACTTCTAAGAACATCATCAGCAGAGAgtcagaaagataaagaaaagcaaTACCCCTCTACCTCATCTGCATCACAAATCCTATCGCCCTCAAACACTCCATTAACAGATCTACCTCAGTCTGCCCAGATGGCACCACCTTTGTCAACTTTGACCCGTACATCTGAGGACAGCGTTATGGACTTGAGCATGAACAAGTCTACTGCAACTGTTTCAACTGCAAGCATGGTATGCGAAACGGCTACATCCGAGCATTATCGATGGAAGAGAGGTAGCTTTATCCAAACGTCTAAAACTCCAAGCTTAGATTCAGAATCTGAGGAAAAACGTGATGTGACAACTACCTCAGCTACCCCAACTACGGATGTTGGCTTCCATCAGTGTTTCCACTGCGGGATTTACTTTCATGACTACACAATGTTCCACCTCCATCAGAGCCTGCACTCACCGATTGACGAAGATCCGTTTCGATGTCCGTCCTGTAACAAGCACTGCCAAGACCGAATTGAGTTCACGTTCCACATTGTTTGGCATGTCAAGTACCCTCACACTATACCAAATTATCAACCTTTCAAGGAAAGCTACCTGTGTTGA